One genomic segment of Canis lupus baileyi chromosome 9, mCanLup2.hap1, whole genome shotgun sequence includes these proteins:
- the RPL36AL gene encoding ribosomal protein eL42-like produces MVNVPKTRRTFCKKCGKHQPHKVTQYKKGKDSLYAQGKRRYDRKQSGYGGQTKPIFRKKAKTTKKIVLRLECVEPNCRSKRMLAIKRCKHFELGGDKKRKGQVIQF; encoded by the coding sequence ATGGTCAATGTTCCCAAAACCCGAAGGACTTTCTGTAAGAAGTGTGGAAAGCATCAGCCTCACAAAGTGACCCAGTATAAGAAGGGCAAGGATTCCCTTTATGCCCAGGGAAAGAGGCGCTATGATCGGAAGCAGAGTGGCTATGGTGGGCAGACAAAGCCAATTTTCCGGAAGAAGGCTAAAACCACAAAGAAGATTGTGCTGAGGCTTGAATGCGTTGAACCTAACTGCAGGTCCAAGAGGATGCTGGCCATTAAGAGATGCAAGCATTTCGAACTGGGAGGAGATAAGAAGAGAAAAGGCCAAGTGATCCAGTTCTAA